The Eleutherodactylus coqui strain aEleCoq1 chromosome 10, aEleCoq1.hap1, whole genome shotgun sequence genome contains the following window.
ACGCGCAAATGAGTGTTTCCGTGTCAAAAAGTGACGTCATTTCTTGATGCGGAAACCCATTAAAATGAGAGTTTCCATATCAGAATTTcgttgtgtgaacatagccttaaagtGGCGAACCTCTTTAAAATGCTAGCTCACCTGAGCATTGCCCTGTGTACAACCCCGCTGCCCGCTTATCGCCCTCACTCCACAGCTCTGGTTTTGCTCCCCCTCATCACTGCCCACCCTGCAAACAGCGCCCCCTCACACACAGCAACTTGACGTCACACATCTGCAGATTCTGTTTATtacaaaaacaaatgaaaaacacGAGACACGGGCGCTCCGGAGGAACACAAAACAAAAAGTGTAAAAGCCCCAAGAACTACGAGCCGTCTTCTACCGCGTGTAAAACTACAGCAACCAGGGAGAggcggtgacgtcatcacttCCCGGCCAGCAGCGGGTTCCTGAGCACCACTATGACGCTGTCTCCCCGCAGGAACATCTTGGAGATGTATCTGTCCTTGTTGACCGGCttagatttcttttttcctttgccGCTTTTGGGGACCTCAGTCCACATCTCCTTGACATTCTCCAGGACCATATTACAGTGTCTGCAGGGAAGAATGAGGTACAGGGTAAGATGAAggctttatggggggggggggagagggttgCCATCCTTATCTGGACGCAGAAGATCTCACCTGTCAAAGGCCTTTACCCTCCCCAGCAGCTTCTTGTTGTTCCTGCAGTTGATGAGAACCTGCGTGTTGTTTTTCACAGACTGCGTGAGCACTGACAGGGGCCCCGTGTTAAACTCCTCCTCCTCACGCTTCTGCAGCTCCTCAGGGGTCATCTCGCTCTTCGGTTTATTAAGGAGACTCCTGAGGCAAAAAGAAAGCGAGGGTAAGTAAAGCACATGTAAGGGTGTATATGGCAGACATCATATGTGATATATTACGAGGGGGcactatacagatagtcccctacttgcaaacgttcaagttacgaacttcgcaagatacAAACAATTTgtgctgcacagtatgatgtaatgctatggcattacatcatactgtgtaaggactggacaggcttctatcaagcctgtccaGTAATACATCCAAGAATGGTTCTGCAGCAGCATATACGGGTGCCAAACAGGTCCAgtaagatcgcgggacgctgtgcggttgctaggcagccggaagccttctgaaaggcgctagggctgcctatgcagagcgcctatcaaccATAGCATCCTGCGATCTTAGCGCGGAa
Protein-coding sequences here:
- the SNRPD2 gene encoding small nuclear ribonucleoprotein Sm D2, translating into MSLLNKPKSEMTPEELQKREEEEFNTGPLSVLTQSVKNNTQVLINCRNNKKLLGRVKAFDRHCNMVLENVKEMWTEVPKSGKGKKKSKPVNKDRYISKMFLRGDSVIVVLRNPLLAGK